One window of the Terriglobales bacterium genome contains the following:
- a CDS encoding 30S ribosomal protein S1 yields the protein MSDETTSRTITETQAEPEASEPQAEPTAEVAAPESAAPESSSAEETTAPVAETPAPAAEAPAPVAAEAPAPVEDFATALETFTAESEASEARPDERVLTGIVVKIKSNYVVVDVGLKAEGQVPIAQLQDAEGNVRVKPGDEIPVMRDHGEHEEGYVLLSHEKAQKRKVWEDIEKAHKENLPVRGKVVERVKGGLAVDIGVRAFLPGSQVDVRPVRNLDRLLGQEMEVRVIKLNRKRGNVVVSRKQLLEEEVAGKRSQILEKLEEGAVLTGTVKNLTDYGAFVDLGGLDGLLHITDMSWGRLTHPRDLVHVADEIQVKVLKYDKEKQRVSLGFKQLTPDPWLDVAQRYPVGAHVKGRVISTTDYGCFLELEQGIEGLVHVSEMSWSKRTKHPSKLVKVNDQVEAQVLDVNPTDRRISLGLRQLAANPWDTLAEKYPVGTPVEGRVRNLTDFGAFIEVEDGIDGLVHVSDLSWTKRVKHPSEVLKKGDKVKAVVLAIDPKTRRMSLGVKQLQPDVWETFFAAHHVGDVMKGKVSRVAAFGAFVEIAEGVEGLCHNSEAKDERGAPLKLEPGQERDFKIVKMNQGEKKVGLSTQLAEKQASRAEVETHKETHKHSVSSATSTIEELMSLKRASNEQN from the coding sequence TTGTCCGACGAGACCACATCCCGCACCATCACCGAGACGCAGGCGGAGCCCGAGGCTTCTGAGCCGCAGGCGGAGCCCACCGCCGAAGTCGCGGCGCCCGAGTCCGCCGCGCCCGAGTCCAGTTCGGCCGAGGAGACTACCGCGCCGGTCGCTGAGACTCCCGCCCCCGCTGCCGAGGCTCCCGCTCCTGTCGCCGCCGAGGCTCCCGCGCCGGTCGAAGACTTCGCCACCGCGCTCGAGACCTTCACCGCGGAGAGTGAAGCCAGTGAAGCCAGGCCCGACGAGCGTGTGCTGACCGGCATCGTCGTAAAAATCAAGTCCAACTATGTAGTGGTGGACGTCGGCCTGAAGGCGGAAGGGCAGGTGCCCATCGCGCAGCTGCAGGACGCCGAAGGCAACGTGCGCGTGAAGCCGGGCGACGAGATCCCAGTGATGCGCGACCACGGCGAGCACGAGGAAGGCTACGTCCTGCTCTCCCACGAGAAGGCGCAGAAGCGCAAGGTGTGGGAAGACATCGAGAAGGCGCACAAGGAGAACCTGCCCGTGCGCGGCAAGGTGGTGGAGCGGGTGAAGGGCGGGTTGGCCGTGGACATCGGCGTGCGCGCTTTCCTGCCGGGCTCGCAGGTGGACGTGCGCCCGGTGCGCAACCTGGACAGGCTGCTGGGCCAGGAGATGGAAGTTCGCGTCATCAAGCTGAACCGCAAGCGCGGCAACGTGGTGGTCTCGCGCAAACAGTTGCTCGAGGAGGAGGTCGCCGGCAAGCGTTCGCAGATCCTGGAGAAGCTGGAAGAGGGCGCGGTGCTCACCGGCACGGTGAAGAACCTGACCGACTACGGCGCCTTCGTGGACCTGGGCGGGCTCGACGGCCTGCTGCACATCACCGATATGTCTTGGGGCCGGCTCACCCACCCGCGCGACCTGGTCCACGTGGCGGACGAGATCCAGGTGAAGGTCCTGAAGTACGACAAGGAGAAACAGCGGGTCTCGCTGGGCTTCAAGCAATTGACCCCCGATCCCTGGCTGGACGTGGCGCAGCGCTACCCCGTGGGCGCGCACGTCAAGGGGCGCGTCATCAGCACCACCGACTACGGCTGCTTCCTGGAGCTGGAACAGGGCATCGAGGGACTGGTGCACGTGAGCGAGATGTCGTGGTCCAAGCGCACCAAGCACCCCTCCAAGCTGGTGAAGGTCAACGACCAGGTGGAGGCCCAGGTGCTGGACGTGAATCCCACCGACCGGCGCATCTCGCTGGGCCTGCGGCAACTGGCGGCCAATCCCTGGGATACGCTGGCGGAGAAGTATCCCGTGGGCACTCCGGTCGAGGGCCGGGTGCGCAACCTCACCGACTTCGGCGCCTTCATCGAGGTGGAGGACGGCATCGACGGTCTGGTGCACGTGAGCGACTTGAGCTGGACCAAGCGAGTGAAGCATCCCTCGGAAGTGCTGAAGAAGGGCGACAAGGTGAAGGCGGTGGTCCTGGCCATCGACCCCAAAACCCGTCGCATGTCCCTGGGCGTGAAGCAGCTTCAGCCCGACGTCTGGGAGACGTTCTTCGCCGCGCACCACGTGGGTGACGTCATGAAGGGCAAGGTGTCACGCGTGGCCGCCTTCGGCGCCTTCGTGGAGATCGCCGAGGGAGTCGAGGGCCTGTGCCACAACTCCGAGGCCAAGGACGAGCGCGGCGCACCGCTCAAGCTCGAACCCGGGCAGGAGCGGGATTTCAAGATCGTCAAGATGAACCAGGGAGAGAAGAAGGTGGGGCTGAGCACGCAGCTGGCGGAGAAGCAAGCCAGCCGCGCCGAGGTCGAGACCCACAAGGAGACCCACAAGCACTCCGTCTCCAGCGCCACCTCGACCATCGAAGAGCTGATGTCGTTGAAGCGCGCCTCCAACGAGCAGAACTGA
- a CDS encoding carboxypeptidase-like regulatory domain-containing protein, with product MKKILGAAVAFLFATTLASAWQYGPPSSGPTFGLGKGSSEPKREKPPEFRTLTGAVLDKADAPVKDAVVYLRNRRTKGLTTYIADADGAFRFPNLSRTADYEIYAELKGQKSPVKTLSSFDSRTNAKINLYVGPKEEKKEEQVAKKDEKKEAGKEEKKDQPK from the coding sequence ATGAAGAAGATCCTCGGCGCGGCCGTAGCTTTCCTGTTCGCGACTACGCTGGCGTCCGCGTGGCAGTACGGGCCCCCTTCATCCGGGCCGACCTTCGGCCTGGGCAAAGGTTCGAGCGAGCCCAAACGGGAGAAGCCGCCCGAGTTCCGCACCCTCACCGGCGCGGTGCTGGACAAAGCCGACGCGCCGGTCAAAGACGCCGTCGTCTATCTGAGGAACCGAAGGACCAAGGGGCTGACCACCTACATCGCCGACGCCGACGGCGCCTTCCGCTTCCCCAACCTCTCCCGCACCGCGGACTATGAGATCTATGCCGAGTTGAAGGGTCAGAAGAGCCCCGTCAAGACCCTGAGTTCCTTCGACAGCCGCACCAACGCCAAAATCAACCTCTACGTCGGACCAAAGGAAGAGAAGAAAGAAGAGCAGGTGGCCAAGAAGGACGAAAAGAAGGAAGCAGGCAAGGAAGAGAAGAAAGACCAGCCCAAGTAG